Genomic DNA from Geomonas agri:
TGGCCGCCATCAACAGCGGCGAAGTGTTCCGCTTCGTCCTGAAACCGTGGAAAAAGGCGGAGATGCTGCGGGCCGTGAAGGACGGTATCCGCCGCTACCGGGTGCTGCAGGCCATCAAGCGGGAGGACGAGTTTATCCTGCACTCGCTGGCGCAGACCATCGAACTGAAGGATGCCTGCACCAAGGGGCACTGCGACCGGGTCGCCACCCTGGCCCTGAGGCTGGCAGCGAAGCTCGGCGTCCCGGAAGATGTCCAGCAGGAGATCAGGTACGGAAGCTGGCTGCACGACTGCGGCAAGATAGGGGTTCCCGAGGCGATCCTCAATGCTGAGCGCGCGCTGACGCCGGAGGAGTTCAAGATCGTCATGAAGCATCCCGAGTGGGGGTGCGAAGTGGTGAGGAAGGCGAACCTGTCCAAGACAGTGCAGAACATCGTGCTCTACCACCACGAGCGGTTCGACGGCAAGGGGTACCCTTACGGGCTGGAAGGGAGCAAGATCCCGATAGAGGCGCAGATCGTGGCCACTGCCGATATATGCGATGCCTTGACCATGGACCGCCCCTACCGCAAAGGGTTCAACCGCGAGGAAGTGATGTGGACCATGAAGGGGATGAGCGGCTCCAATCTCGACCCCAAGCTGGTGCAGACCCTCTTCTTCCTGCTGGCCGAGGACCAGCCTACGGAAATCTAGAGGCATAAAAAAAGGGAGCATCGAAGATGCTCCCCCCTTACCGACGGCCCATCCGGGCCGTTATTTTTTCTTCCGGACCTCGTCCAGGGCCTTCTCGAAACGCGCCTGGTCAAACCCCTTCAGCACCTTGGCATCCTCCCCGATTACGATGACGGGAACCCCTTGGCTCTTGTACTTCCCCGTCACGAGTTCCATGGCCGCACTGTCGATTTCAACGTCCCGGTTGATGAAGGGGATGTTGTTCCTGGTGAAGTACTCCTTGGCGGCCCGGCAATGGGGGCACCAGGAGGTGGAAAACAGCACTATCTTGGGATACTTGGTCTGCACGCTGTGGCTGCCCAGCGGGCTCTGCGGGAGTTGCTCGGCGACGACCCCGGCGGCCGGGGCCAGCAGGGATACGGCCAGGATTGCAGTCAGCAGGATGCGCATGTTCACTCCCCCTTTGCTTCTTTTTTGGCGGTACCGGCTACCTTGAGCTGCCGCCGGACCAGCTTGAAACTGAGCGTCTTCGGGTTGCCGGGACGCCGCACCAGGATCAGGACCGGGGTACCGGCCCGTCCGCGCAGGCGCCGCTCCACGATGAATTTGAAATCGCTGCCGGCGGTCGGAGTGCCGTCGACTTGGGTGATGATGTCACCAGCCTTGACCCCGGCCAGATGGGCCGGTCCACCGGCAACCAATTGCCGCACCACGATGGTACCGTCGGCCCTGGGTACGCCGTCGATGCCGACCCCACCGAAAACGGCGGCAGCCTGGCCGGAGGCCGGCAGGAGCAACAGGACGAAGAGCAGTATGGCCAACAGGGTCTTGATCATGGCCAGTGAAGTTATACGAGAGCCACCCCGGCTGTCAACTATGCTTTTGCCGTGCTAACCCCTCTATGTTATAAATGATGCTTTAAAATCCACCACTGGGGTGTTCACATGACTGCTAGAACCAAAGTGAAACAGGCGCTGGAAACAGGTAAAGCCGGCAGCACCATCCTCGTCAAAGG
This window encodes:
- a CDS encoding HD domain-containing phosphohydrolase encodes the protein MQNKEPQRETVLFVDDEKSYLAYTSDLFENRGLNILTASSAMEALQIVEHQSVAVVVSDNEMPGMRGIELLSRIKEVSPHTVKIMMTGSADLSTTLAAINSGEVFRFVLKPWKKAEMLRAVKDGIRRYRVLQAIKREDEFILHSLAQTIELKDACTKGHCDRVATLALRLAAKLGVPEDVQQEIRYGSWLHDCGKIGVPEAILNAERALTPEEFKIVMKHPEWGCEVVRKANLSKTVQNIVLYHHERFDGKGYPYGLEGSKIPIEAQIVATADICDALTMDRPYRKGFNREEVMWTMKGMSGSNLDPKLVQTLFFLLAEDQPTEI
- a CDS encoding glutaredoxin domain-containing protein; amino-acid sequence: MRILLTAILAVSLLAPAAGVVAEQLPQSPLGSHSVQTKYPKIVLFSTSWCPHCRAAKEYFTRNNIPFINRDVEIDSAAMELVTGKYKSQGVPVIVIGEDAKVLKGFDQARFEKALDEVRKKK
- a CDS encoding S41 family peptidase gives rise to the protein MIKTLLAILLFVLLLLPASGQAAAVFGGVGIDGVPRADGTIVVRQLVAGGPAHLAGVKAGDIITQVDGTPTAGSDFKFIVERRLRGRAGTPVLILVRRPGNPKTLSFKLVRRQLKVAGTAKKEAKGE